AAAGGGCTGTGAAATATAAAATTTTTACACATACATCTCTATCTTTGCTTATTGTGTCCACAATCTCATTACTTATCCTCAATCTTTCAGGCATAATTGAACCTGAGCCTGTATTTATAATACCATTTATAGGAATTATTGTGGGAAACACTACAAATGGAATTTCATTAAGCTTAAAAGGGCTTTTAAATGAATTTAAATCAAATGAAAACATTTTACATGGATATCTATCACTTGGAGCTACAGACAAGCAGGCTTCAAAACCTTTTATTAAAAAATCTATAAATTCTGCAACAATTCCTCAGTTAAACAACCTACAGACAACAGGAATTATATTTATACCTGGTGCTATGGTGGGACTTTTGCTTGGAGGGATGGATCCATTGTATGCAGCAACAATTCAAATCATTATTATGTGGATGATTGTAAGTTCATCAATAATTGCATCGGTTATAGCATGCAATTTACTGCATAAAACATTGATGTACAACATGGGAAGTTTTGAAATTATGGAATAAAGAACTGTCCTGGTTTTGGAGAAAAACATGTTTTTTGGTTAAAGTTTATGTTTCTGTTTCTCCTTTTTTTCCAGGCAATCACGTGCAATTAAAATTAATTTGGTGAGTTCCATTCCTATAGCTCCTTTTTTCATCATTCCAAAATCTTTAAATGCCTCATTTTCCAGGAAATCTGCGGCTTCTTTGGTTATCATGCCTCTAACCATGATTTTCTCTGCTTTAATCCAGTTTTTCTCGAATTTGTTAGTTTCCTCTGACTCTCGTGACATTATAAAATATGTTTTTGAATATATACTTATCTTTTTTCTTAAAGCATTACAGCAATGAATATATACTAAGATATGTAAATATAACAGTAGAGCAATATATTGATATTGTGTTATGGGGTGGCTTGATGAATAGGAAGATTACAACTAATCAGTTGGAGCACAAATCAAAAGTCAAAGAATACATATTTGCAGTTAGGCTTGCAGAAAGCGCAATAAAAACAAAAGAAATGTTAAAAAAACAGAGTGCCTCAAAAAACCCGCAAATATCCCGAATCGATGTTCTTCTTTTAATAGCAGGGCTTAAAGAAGAGTTTGAAAAAATCAACCAGAAGTCAGAAGAAATTGCACAAAGTTATGGGAGAACTGCTGTAACCTATGCAGATGCTGAAGAGGCGATTAGATTAATCAGGGCTGAAAATAAAGGTAAAATAGAAAAAAAACTGGTTTGAGATGGGCCATTACTTTTAAGTGGATTTGACTATTTTTTGAAATCTTTCCAGTGAATATGGATGTGGAAAATCGTTGTAACCGCAAATATTATGCCTGATTCAACATGCCAGAAGAGTAGATTGAAATCAAAGGGGAGCACAAGATTAAAATCTGCCAGTATTGATAGTGTTATTCCACTCGCCCCCACAAACAAAAAGCTACCAACTAACACCAAACTCCATATCTGTTTAAAAGTGCGCCTTTTAATGTTTTTATTGTCATATAGAAGATAAGTTATAAGATAAAACATAAGCAGGGTCAGTGTAATTGGTAAAATATTGTAATCAGGGGTGTAACCTTCAGCTAATCCCAATGAAGGCTCCGGGTTATCCTGAGCATAAGCAGCTGCAGGAATTAAAGAGGCGGTTATAATCATGAGTATAACTATTTTTTTCATTATACGCCTCTTAAGGTAATTTTCCTGAAGGATTTTCTGTAGAAATATATGTGAATCAATGATACTGGAACCAGTGCTAATCCGAATTCAACATGCCAGAAAAGTACTGTGGAAGCTAAAGGAGTGCTAATACTGTATTCTATAATAACTGTAAAGATGAAAGATAATGTAATCAGGATTATACAGTTTATTAATATTATAATGTTCCATATTTTCATGTGCACTGCTTTAGTGGTTACATTCTCTTTATAAAGCACATGCGTTATTAAATACACAATTATAACAATCAGTGAAACTGGAATGAATTCATATGTCATTGTAATAAAATATATAGTAAACCTTTATAATTAATAACCCTGTGTCTTTATCTAATTTCTGAAAGAATACTATGACTTCTTTTAAGTCATTAGATGAATTTTCAGATTAATACTTAAATCAAAGGGTTAAATACTGTGAAAACATAATTATAATAAATAATGAAACCAGAATTAGACAAAAACGATGAAAACTGTGACTAAATCCTATAAATATAGAATATATCCGAATAAAGAGCAACAGAGTATATTAGAATTTAATATGGGCAGTGCACGCTTTGTTTTCAACCATGTTAAAGTCATGTATGAACTATATAGAAAACAGGCAGGGGAATATGGTTTAAAACCAGTATATGCAAACAGAAAACTGTTCAATAACATATTAAATGATTTAAAGAAGCATCATCCATTTTTAAAAGAAGCTAACAGCACAGCCCTTCAAAAAGCATATGATGACCTCATAAATGCCTATAAAATGATGGGTAAAGCTAATCATGGATGGGTGAAATTCAAATCCCGTAAAAACCCTGTACAATCATTCAGAACCTTAAACGCTAAAATAGTGGAGGGGAAATTGAAACTACCCAAAATCAAATCATTAATCCCCATGAAATATAGTAGAAAAGTTCGTGGAGACATATTAACTGCAACTATCAGCAGAAACAATTCTAACCAATATTTTGTAAGTTTTAATGTTAAAAATAGTCCTGTTAAGGCTTTGAAAAAGACTAATCAAGTAGTGGGTATTGATCTTGGATTGAAGGATTTAGCAACATTTAGTAATGGCTTTAAAACAGGTAAAATCTATTTAAAAGAGGTTGACAACAAAATAAGGAGATATAATCAAATATTAAGTAAAAGAGTTAAGAATGGGTGTAATTGGCTGAAAGTGAAAACCAAGCTTAACCAGTTATACCAGAAGAAAAAGGATATTATAAATGATTTTTTACATAAAACAACAACACGAATAGTACATGAATTTGATGAAATCTATGTTGGGAATGTGAACAGCCAGTTGGGATTGAAAAATAAGTATTTAGCAAAGACTACAGCAGATCAGCATTGGTTTGAGTTCAAGCGACAACTACAATATAAGTCTGATTGGTATGATAAACATTTTAGAGTTGTTGATGAGAAATACACTTCTAAAACTTGCAGTAATTGTGGATATGTTACAGAAGTTTTGGATTTGAATATTCGCAGATGGATATGCCCCAAATGCAATATAGAGCATGATAGGGACATAAACGCTGCATATAATATTCTAACCGTGGGAACCACGGGGCTTGCCTTTGGTAAAACCAACAATCAGTTGGTGGATTAGGAATCCATTGACCTCTTCAGGTCATGGTAGTTCAATGTAATGCCTTCTGGAATCACTGGAAAGTAAGGATGCGACTACAGATCCTAAAAAAACACTTACATGCTCTTTTTTTGTCCGGTACAGTGTTTACTGGTCTTTTGATCAGTAAATAAATATATATGCTATTCAGTCCATAACAATACTGTTAAATTAAAAGGGGAAATAAAATGAAAAAATATGCATTATTTGTAATAGCTATTTTAGCTTTAGTAGTTTTTGCATCTGGTTGTACAGTTACCCAAAATCAGACCTCAACTCAACCAACTGTACCTACAAAAACATATTCTGGAAGTGGGGTTTCATTCAGTTATCCTGAAAACTGGCAGGAGCTTACTCAAATAAGTTCACCAAACGCTGTTGTGGCATTTGGAGATCCTAATTCAGTTGATCAATCAACAGGAAATGTAAACACGCTTGTTGTGGTTCAAAAGGCTGCATTGCCTGCAGGATCTACCTTAAAACAGATCTATGATTCAACTTATCAACAATTCGCTGCACAGGATTCAAGCTTTAAAACAATTTCTGACACCACAGCAACAGTTGACGGCACCACAGCTTATGTGAATACGCATACCATTAATGTTGACGGCGTCCAAAAACAGGAAAAAGCTGTATGGCTTGAAAAAAACGGTAATATTTATGTAATTCTCTGTGGAGCATTACCTGATGCCTTTGAGGGACAACAGGCTAATTTTAATGCCATAATAAACACTTTCAAGGTACAGTAAGTATTTAATTTTCATTTTCTTTTATTTTTTACATACTGAAAATCTTTTATTTTTAATTTGATTAAAATATTAAAATATAATAAAATGATTAGAATCCTGCTACTTATTTTGAATTATGGTGAATAATATGAAACAGGTCATGGTCATAAGAACAGATCTTAAAATGGGTAAGGGAAAAATGGCAGCCCAGGCATGTCACGCCAGTTTAGGTGCCTACAAAAAAGCGGATCCAAAAAAAATTCGAAAATGGGAGTTAGAAGGTGAGAAAAAGGTTGTTGTAAGGGTTAAAGATTTAAGTGAGCTTTATGAAGTCTATGAAATTGTTAAAAGCACTGATATTCCAGCATATCTTGTACAGGATGCTGGAAGGACAGAATTGCCAAAAGGTACTGTAACATGCCTTGGAATAGGTCCTGATGAAGATGAAAAGATAGATAAAATAACAAATGAATTGAAATTGCTATAATTCTAATTCAAGTGGTCAAATGGAATGGGTAGTTAAATTAGGAGGGAGTTTATTCCCTGAAGATGCAGTAAAATTTTGTAAATCACTTGTTGGTAAAAATGCTGTTGTAATCTGCGGTGGTGGAGAATTTGCAAATAAAATAAGAGAATATGATGAATATATGGAATTTTCAAATTCTGCTTCCCATAAAACTGCTATTCTATGTATGGATATTATGGGAATGCTTGTAGCAGATAAAGTAGATGGTGCAGAAGCAGTTTATTCACTAGAAGATGCAGTAAAAGTTTTAAATGATGGGAAACTTCCAGTACTGCTTCCCTCTAAATTGTTGGCATATCTTGATCCGCTGGAGCACTCCTGGAAGGTAACTTCAGATTCTATATCAGTTTATATAGCATGGCTTTTAAAAACCAAAATATTAATAGTAACAAACGTAGATGGTATATATAACTTTGACCCATCCATTGATGGAGCAAAGCTTATAAAAAATATAAGTGCTAAAAAACTACTAACTTTTGGTGAAACATCAGTTGATGAAAATTTACCTGAACTTTTACTTAAATACAGATTAGACTGTTATGTTGTTAATGGAAAATATCCGCAAAGAGCTATTTCTATAATTGAAGGTAAAAGTTCAAAATACACGTTTATTGGAGTTGAAGGAAATTGAAAATTTCCTGAACAGCAAAAACGAAGTTTTTGCATGTTGAGGAAAATCTCTGATTTTCCGAAGCCAAAAAATAGAAAATTTTTTGGAGGTAATTAAATGGAGAAAATAGAATGTACATCATGTAAACAGGAAATACCACCTGTAGAGACCTGTGTGAAATTTCAGTGCCCAGAATGTGAAGAGATAATTTACAGATGCCAGAAATGTAGAACATTTGGCCATCTTTACACATGTAAATGTGGATTTACTGGCCCTTAAATAATTTAAACTTTTTAAAAAGATTTTATAAATAAAAAACTGTTTTTTGTGTTATTGATTAACTATTCAGCATTAAAAACTGGGTGATAATATGGGAGAAGTAATAGCAACAATAAAATTAATGCCAGAAAGTCCTGAAGTTGACTTAGAGCAAATGAAAGAAGATATTAAAACATCAATTCCTGAAGGTGCGGAATTTCATAAAATAGACGAAGAACCAATTGCATTTGGTCTTGTAGCACTCAACGTGATGGTTATTGTAGGCGACGCTGAAGGTGGAACTGAGAAAGTTGAAGAAAACCTTGCAAAAGTCAAAGGCGTTAGCAACGTTGAAGTTACAGACACAAGAAGACTCATGTAATAGGTTTTTGAATTTACTAATTTATTTGTTTTATTTAATTCTTTTTATTTTAAGGTGGGGCTGTCCTATGAATTTTTATATTTTTATATTTTCCAGGAGACACTATTTCAATTCCTAAAGACCTTACAAAATTTAGATCATCCCTTATTGTTCTTGCAGATTTTCAGTCATGAAGACTTTGTTTCCCTGGTCCAGATGATCTTTTACTCTTTATTTATGGGACCTCCACTATAGTTTCTCCCTTCACCATCACAATCTTATATTTCATACATCTCAGAGACTTAATAACTCCAGTCTTTATTAAAAATTATACGTTTTTAATATATCATTTTCAAATATGATCATCGAAAATCTGACTTTTTAAATAGTAAATAATAAATTTCAACAAAAATATATAAATAATCAACAAATTTTAAGGAGTGAAAAACCTATGGCGCTTTTTATAGCAAAAATGACTCATTCTGCAGAATCATGTTATTTATTTAATGAGGAAACCTTGAAGAAACTCAAAGAACTTGTAAATAAAAGAGAAGAGGTAGCTAAAAAACATGGAATTAATGTTATAACTGCCGTGTATCCTCCATTAGAACATGAAATTTTATATATCATGGAAGCACCATCTCATAAGGCCGTTGAAAGGTATCTAAGCGAAATTGGATTTGCATTCTATAATAAGATTGAAATTCGATATGCTGAACCTGTAGAAAACATTTTTAAAGCTTTATAAGTCCAAGCTGACTTAATTTACAAAACTTAGCAGGACCAGTTAGGATCCTGCCACATTTTAAAAACAAAAGTGATAAACTCAATTTTTTAGGGGCTGGTGTAATTAAAAATCCTTTAAACAACTTCATTTTTCATGATTTCCCTTAAAACTGCGGTGGCATAACAGCCCTTAGGAATTGAAAATTCAATCAGAATTTCTTTATCAGTAGCTTTAGATGATGTATTCCATATTTTAAACCTTATTGCACGTCTTAATCCATGACTTCCAAGTTTGGGCATTTTAGGAACTTTAAATTCTTTAAAGAGCGAAACTTAGTGGCACTTCGAGAACTGATACTTAGATATGCAACCAGATGGGTAGATTACGATATGCAAAAGCGCCTTGAAAAAGAAGGTATTCTGGGTCCCTGGGATGTCAGTTCCAGAATAATGGCGTGTATAAACTCAAGAGCTTCTTCAGAAAACCTTATACGCCTTGCACATAGATTTGCTGATAATTTTAATGCGGAATGGCTTGCAGTTTATGTAGAACCATCTTACAAAATTAAAACTGGAACTGAAGAAAGTTTACAGCTTGAAAAAAATCTGAAGCTCGCTGAAGAGCTTGGAGGAAAAATTTTTAGATTGACAGGTGTTGATATAGTCCAAGAAATTATTTCTTTTGCCAGATCTAAAAACATAAGTTTAATTATTATTGGGCATTCAAAGAGATCCCGCATTGAAGCATGGATAAGGGGTTCAGTGGTCAATGAAATCATTCGAAAAGGAAGTCCCATCCAGGTCCTTGTAGTTAAAGGAGGTCAAGACGGTGAAAATGAAGAAATGCTCCCACAAATAGAGAGAAAAGACTATTTAGACTTAAGCACATACTGGAGGCCTCTTAGTGTAAGTCTTTTAAGTACGGGACTTACATTAATTGTAAGCCTTTTAATATGGCCGTTTTTAGAAGCGATTAATATTCCCATGATATTTATAATACCCATAGTTTTTAGCGGCCTGATTGCCGGGAAAAAAGGAGGTATTTTAGCATCTGTAATGGCAGTGCTATTTTTTGACTTTTTCTTCGTTCCACCCTATTTTACTTTCCATGTTGCAGACTTACGTTTCATACCAACCTTTATCGTGTTGTTTATTGTTGGTATAATAACCAGTTTCCTGGCAGACACAATTAAAAAACAGGTTGAATATACAAGGCAGCGGGAAGAATTTATAGCATCTCTCTATGATTTCAGTAAGGATTTATTGGTTTCAAGAGACTTAAATGATTTTTTAAATAGAATTACTGATTACATATGGGATTTATTCAATTATGACGTTTTAATTATTTTACCTGATGATAATGAGAATTTAAAAATAGTATCTCGAAGAGGTGATAATGTTCATTTTGATGGACGTGATTTAGGGGTGGTTAATTGGGTTTTTGAGCATAAAAAACCTGCAGGTTATGGAACTGATACTTTAACATCGTCAAAATGGTATTATCTACCTTTA
Above is a genomic segment from Methanobacterium sp. containing:
- the fetB gene encoding iron export ABC transporter permease subunit FetB, coding for MFGIDIFAILFSISFLILALIVVKKEELEFEKELILAGAAAFIQLILLGFVVDIVFNLDIIFSFLMVFVMIAVASAVISKNLKIKKNGKRAVKYKIFTHTSLSLLIVSTISLLILNLSGIIEPEPVFIIPFIGIIVGNTTNGISLSLKGLLNEFKSNENILHGYLSLGATDKQASKPFIKKSINSATIPQLNNLQTTGIIFIPGAMVGLLLGGMDPLYAATIQIIIMWMIVSSSIIASVIACNLLHKTLMYNMGSFEIME
- a CDS encoding RNA-guided endonuclease TnpB family protein produces the protein MKTVTKSYKYRIYPNKEQQSILEFNMGSARFVFNHVKVMYELYRKQAGEYGLKPVYANRKLFNNILNDLKKHHPFLKEANSTALQKAYDDLINAYKMMGKANHGWVKFKSRKNPVQSFRTLNAKIVEGKLKLPKIKSLIPMKYSRKVRGDILTATISRNNSNQYFVSFNVKNSPVKALKKTNQVVGIDLGLKDLATFSNGFKTGKIYLKEVDNKIRRYNQILSKRVKNGCNWLKVKTKLNQLYQKKKDIINDFLHKTTTRIVHEFDEIYVGNVNSQLGLKNKYLAKTTADQHWFEFKRQLQYKSDWYDKHFRVVDEKYTSKTCSNCGYVTEVLDLNIRRWICPKCNIEHDRDINAAYNILTVGTTGLAFGKTNNQLVD
- a CDS encoding PsbP-related protein; this translates as MKKYALFVIAILALVVFASGCTVTQNQTSTQPTVPTKTYSGSGVSFSYPENWQELTQISSPNAVVAFGDPNSVDQSTGNVNTLVVVQKAALPAGSTLKQIYDSTYQQFAAQDSSFKTISDTTATVDGTTAYVNTHTINVDGVQKQEKAVWLEKNGNIYVILCGALPDAFEGQQANFNAIINTFKVQ
- the pth2 gene encoding aminoacyl-tRNA hydrolase, encoding MKQVMVIRTDLKMGKGKMAAQACHASLGAYKKADPKKIRKWELEGEKKVVVRVKDLSELYEVYEIVKSTDIPAYLVQDAGRTELPKGTVTCLGIGPDEDEKIDKITNELKLL
- a CDS encoding delta 1-pyrroline-5-carboxylate synthetase, coding for MEWVVKLGGSLFPEDAVKFCKSLVGKNAVVICGGGEFANKIREYDEYMEFSNSASHKTAILCMDIMGMLVADKVDGAEAVYSLEDAVKVLNDGKLPVLLPSKLLAYLDPLEHSWKVTSDSISVYIAWLLKTKILIVTNVDGIYNFDPSIDGAKLIKNISAKKLLTFGETSVDENLPELLLKYRLDCYVVNGKYPQRAISIIEGKSSKYTFIGVEGN
- a CDS encoding zinc finger domain-containing protein — translated: MEKIECTSCKQEIPPVETCVKFQCPECEEIIYRCQKCRTFGHLYTCKCGFTGP
- a CDS encoding elongation factor 1-beta, translated to MGEVIATIKLMPESPEVDLEQMKEDIKTSIPEGAEFHKIDEEPIAFGLVALNVMVIVGDAEGGTEKVEENLAKVKGVSNVEVTDTRRLM
- a CDS encoding DUF4118 domain-containing protein; this translates as MALRELILRYATRWVDYDMQKRLEKEGILGPWDVSSRIMACINSRASSENLIRLAHRFADNFNAEWLAVYVEPSYKIKTGTEESLQLEKNLKLAEELGGKIFRLTGVDIVQEIISFARSKNISLIIIGHSKRSRIEAWIRGSVVNEIIRKGSPIQVLVVKGGQDGENEEMLPQIERKDYLDLSTYWRPLSVSLLSTGLTLIVSLLIWPFLEAINIPMIFIIPIVFSGLIAGKKGGILASVMAVLFFDFFFVPPYFTFHVADLRFIPTFIVLFIVGIITSFLADTIKKQVEYTRQREEFIASLYDFSKDLLVSRDLNDFLNRITDYIWDLFNYDVLIILPDDNENLKIVSRRGDNVHFDGRDLGVVNWVFEHKKPAGYGTDTLTSSKWYYLPLSAHGLKLGVLAVAAYNFDITNEQKHLLESYTGIVSIALANYLK